The Aeromicrobium sp. Leaf245 genome includes a region encoding these proteins:
- a CDS encoding DUF3817 domain-containing protein yields the protein MNAASRTDAPSPDGTHPAWVRPTFRALAFAEAVSWAVLLVTMFFKWVVQDDPHSGIEGGVPISGPIHGAFFVAYCASALVAWRTFGWNFKTLVLALLAAIPPFFTVVFEVLADRRGLLGRPARVDSRTTSAPTPQA from the coding sequence GTGAACGCCGCCAGCCGCACCGATGCCCCCTCCCCCGACGGCACCCACCCGGCCTGGGTCCGACCGACCTTCCGCGCCCTCGCGTTCGCCGAGGCCGTGTCATGGGCCGTCCTGCTCGTCACGATGTTCTTCAAGTGGGTGGTCCAGGACGACCCGCACAGCGGCATCGAGGGTGGCGTCCCGATCTCCGGCCCCATCCACGGCGCCTTCTTCGTGGCCTACTGCGCGTCCGCCCTCGTCGCCTGGCGCACCTTCGGCTGGAATTTCAAGACACTCGTCCTCGCGCTGCTCGCCGCGATCCCGCCGTTCTTCACGGTCGTGTTCGAGGTGCTGGCCGACCGACGCGGGCTCCTCGGCCGCCCGGCACGAGTCGACTCCCGGACCACGTCCGCCCCCACGCCTCAGGCCTGA
- a CDS encoding GGDEF domain-containing protein — protein sequence MPGSVALAGRTYPAMSVATVLLNLIAVAMLSLTLLTWRPDNNPRSVLVALLLTSAAALVWTLVRGVLLEQRDVAVMVALAFGALAALTWGTDRELAAFANGSSAPMLSVFAVWFLAIGLARVIAYAGTAVWGLAIASHSDETLLVPAVTVAVQVVVATEVLGRLRARLDLLARTDELTGALNRRGAHALVTQHLARRARLGTPLTVLALDVDDLRAINNRDGHPAGDAMLRAIVDHLRSGLRPGDEVGRLGGDEFLVVLPGADHGVGDVVARRLAEGAPASWSVGVAEARADDDPAALLARADARMYERKQARRGLDQA from the coding sequence GTGCCAGGTTCCGTCGCCCTCGCCGGCCGCACGTACCCGGCGATGAGCGTGGCCACGGTGCTGCTGAACCTGATCGCCGTGGCGATGCTGTCGCTGACCCTGCTCACGTGGCGACCCGACAACAACCCGAGGTCCGTGCTCGTGGCGCTGCTGCTCACGTCGGCCGCGGCCCTGGTCTGGACGCTGGTGCGGGGCGTGCTGCTCGAGCAGCGTGACGTGGCCGTGATGGTCGCCCTGGCGTTCGGGGCCCTCGCGGCGCTCACCTGGGGGACGGATCGCGAGCTGGCGGCGTTCGCGAACGGCTCGAGCGCTCCGATGCTCTCGGTGTTCGCGGTCTGGTTCCTGGCCATCGGGTTGGCGCGGGTGATCGCGTACGCCGGCACGGCGGTGTGGGGACTCGCGATCGCCAGCCACTCCGACGAGACGTTGCTGGTGCCTGCCGTCACCGTGGCCGTGCAGGTGGTGGTGGCGACGGAGGTCCTGGGCAGGCTCCGGGCGCGACTCGACCTGCTGGCCCGCACCGACGAGCTCACCGGAGCCCTCAACCGGCGAGGTGCGCACGCCCTCGTGACGCAGCACCTGGCGCGCAGGGCGCGACTCGGCACGCCGCTCACGGTGCTGGCGCTCGACGTGGACGACCTGCGCGCGATCAACAACCGGGACGGTCACCCGGCCGGGGACGCGATGCTGCGGGCGATCGTCGACCACCTGCGCTCAGGGCTCCGACCCGGCGACGAGGTGGGCCGGCTCGGTGGTGACGAGTTCCTCGTGGTGCTGCCGGGCGCGGATCACGGGGTGGGTGACGTCGTGGCCCGACGGCTCGCCGAGGGAGCGCCGGCCTCCTGGTCCGTCGGGGTGGCCGAGGCGCGGGCCGACGACGACCCGGCGGCGCTGCTGGCCCGGGCCGACGCGCGGATGTACGAGCGGAAGCAGGCCCGGCGGGGCCTGGATCAGGCCTGA
- a CDS encoding CatB-related O-acetyltransferase, translating to MEQHARGAQRINRSNGARFLAEPPVRIIGALTIRSDTHVGAFTEFGKIVEIQSADVGRYGEIGPGSILGAISHPTTWLSASAFQYRASTWGWHPSADAVETVDPEADGRTSFRGTRGEEPAVIGNDVHLGANVVVLKGVRIGDGCVVAAGAVVTKDLPPYSIAAGLPARVLRRRLPDDVVDELLRLQWWRFSPNQLSGVPFADPRAAAAEIGRRVDAGLEPYAPGFVEIVKPTAPAPASRWRRAARRLRG from the coding sequence GTGGAGCAACACGCGCGCGGCGCCCAGCGGATCAACCGGTCCAACGGCGCCCGGTTCCTGGCCGAGCCGCCCGTGCGGATCATCGGGGCCCTGACGATCCGCTCCGACACGCACGTGGGCGCCTTCACCGAGTTCGGCAAGATCGTGGAGATCCAGTCGGCCGACGTCGGTCGGTACGGCGAGATCGGGCCGGGCAGCATCCTCGGCGCCATCAGCCACCCCACCACGTGGCTCAGCGCCTCCGCCTTCCAGTACCGCGCCAGCACCTGGGGGTGGCACCCGAGCGCGGACGCCGTCGAGACGGTCGACCCGGAGGCGGACGGACGGACCTCGTTCCGTGGCACCCGCGGCGAGGAGCCCGCCGTCATCGGCAACGACGTGCACCTGGGTGCCAACGTGGTGGTGCTCAAGGGCGTGCGCATCGGCGACGGCTGCGTCGTCGCCGCCGGCGCGGTCGTCACGAAGGACCTCCCGCCGTACTCGATCGCCGCCGGGCTGCCGGCCAGGGTCCTGCGCCGCCGGCTCCCCGACGACGTCGTCGACGAGCTGCTCCGGCTGCAGTGGTGGCGCTTCTCCCCCAACCAGCTGAGCGGCGTCCCCTTCGCCGACCCCCGTGCGGCCGCCGCAGAGATCGGCCGCCGCGTCGACGCCGGCCTCGAACCCTACGCGCCGGGGTTCGTCGAGATCGTCAAGCCGACCGCGCCGGCCCCCGCGTCGCGCTGGCGTCGCGCGGCCCGTCGCCTGCGCGGCTGA
- a CDS encoding Ku protein produces the protein MRSLWKGSISFGLVNVPVRVYSATENHDVSLHQVHADDGGRIRYQRRCEICGEVVAYEDIAKAYDDGENTVVLTPEDFASLPAETAKEIEVVEFVPAKQIDPIRLDKAYFLEPDKTAIKPYTLLRRALEDTDRSAVVRFALRQKTRLAVLRVRDKTLLLQTMLWDDEIREAEFDVLDQVPRISAKERDMAAQLVDSLAADFDASQFTDDYQEQLRTLVEAKLEQGDTIDTAATFGEKDDEGEDAEVVDLMEALKRSVERSKERRGQGSGDATKPRARKKA, from the coding sequence ATGCGCTCGCTCTGGAAGGGCTCGATCAGCTTCGGGCTGGTCAACGTGCCGGTGCGCGTCTACAGCGCCACCGAGAACCACGACGTGTCCCTGCACCAGGTGCACGCGGACGACGGCGGCCGCATCCGCTACCAGCGCCGGTGCGAGATCTGCGGCGAGGTCGTGGCCTACGAGGACATCGCGAAGGCCTACGACGACGGCGAGAACACGGTCGTCCTGACCCCGGAGGACTTCGCCTCGCTGCCGGCCGAGACGGCCAAGGAGATCGAGGTCGTGGAGTTCGTCCCGGCCAAGCAGATCGACCCGATCCGGCTCGACAAGGCCTACTTCCTGGAGCCGGACAAGACGGCCATCAAGCCCTACACCCTCCTGCGGCGCGCCCTGGAGGACACCGACCGCAGCGCGGTCGTGCGGTTCGCGCTGCGGCAGAAGACGCGGCTCGCGGTGCTGCGGGTGCGCGACAAGACGCTCCTGCTGCAGACGATGCTGTGGGACGACGAGATCCGCGAGGCGGAGTTCGACGTGCTCGACCAGGTGCCGCGGATCAGCGCCAAGGAGCGCGACATGGCCGCCCAGCTGGTCGACTCCCTGGCAGCCGACTTCGACGCGTCGCAGTTCACCGACGACTACCAGGAGCAGCTGCGCACGCTCGTGGAGGCCAAGCTGGAGCAGGGCGACACGATCGACACCGCGGCCACGTTCGGCGAGAAGGACGACGAGGGCGAGGACGCCGAGGTCGTCGACCTGATGGAGGCGCTGAAGCGCAGCGTCGAGCGCAGCAAGGAGCGGCGTGGTCAGGGCTCGGGAGACGCGACCAAGCCGCGCGCCCGCAAGAAGGCCTGA
- a CDS encoding ATP-dependent DNA ligase: MQVDGRRLRVTNLDKVLYPASGTTKAEVISYYVAVADRLLPWATGRPATRKRWPNGVGDTEHPGELFFEKNLPDSAPDWVRRVVVRHKSHVNVYPIVDSAATLAWLGQVAALELHVPQWRVDADGTPRHPDRLVLDLDPGPGAGLAECVEVALAARELLDDVGLTAWPVTSGSKGLHLYARLTGEHGPDYVNAFAKQVAAALEDAMPDLVVSSMKKSLRDGKVLVDWSQNNQAKTTIAPYSLRGRAAPDGEGPFVAAPRHWDELGPDLRHLTMAEVLERSDDPLSGLGAGSSDIDAAASGTAAPDRLTVYRSMRDPSRTPEPVPADAPADDSADPDRDGPVFVVQEHHATRLHYDVRLEREGVLVSWAVPKGPPEDPGKNHLAVPTEDHPMDYATFEGTIPKGEYGAGEVTIWDHGTYTLEKWKDGEVIATLHGSAGGGLGGSVRFALIRTGENWLMHRMDPARAPAEESAESDEASSDDSPDDSADDSADEGASPDPGRLDTVAPMLATRAGTFDAHADAAAWAFEMKWDGVRVVATCDAGAVRLVGRSGRDVTATYPEITEALETLDLDDTVVDGEVVALDDAGAPSFGRIQQRIGLTKPREVTAARRSVPVRFVGFDLLRLGGADVTGLPYEQRRELLLGLDLDDADGVDVPAAFDGDLEAAMEASRELGLEGVVAKRRTSRYRPGARSAHWVKLKHEQHVEVVVVGWRPGKGGRGGGIGSLLVAVPDAEGTLVYAGRVGTGFAERTLADLAARLEEARRDEATVAAPRDVAREAVWVEPTIVGEVTSAGWTDSGHLRHPVWRGLRDDKTVADVQPVRLPAR; encoded by the coding sequence GTGCAGGTCGACGGTCGCCGCCTGCGCGTCACCAACCTCGACAAGGTGCTCTACCCGGCGTCGGGCACGACCAAGGCCGAGGTGATCTCGTACTACGTGGCGGTCGCCGACCGGCTGCTGCCGTGGGCGACCGGTCGTCCGGCCACCCGGAAACGGTGGCCGAACGGCGTCGGGGACACCGAGCATCCTGGTGAGCTCTTCTTCGAGAAGAACCTGCCCGACTCGGCGCCGGACTGGGTGCGCCGGGTGGTGGTACGGCACAAGAGCCACGTGAACGTGTACCCGATCGTGGACTCCGCGGCCACCCTGGCGTGGCTGGGGCAGGTGGCGGCGCTCGAGCTGCACGTGCCGCAGTGGCGGGTCGACGCCGACGGCACGCCCCGCCATCCCGACCGCCTGGTGCTGGACCTCGATCCCGGTCCCGGGGCGGGTCTGGCCGAGTGCGTGGAGGTGGCACTCGCCGCGCGCGAGCTGCTCGACGACGTGGGGCTCACGGCCTGGCCCGTCACGAGCGGCAGCAAGGGACTGCACCTGTACGCCCGGCTCACCGGCGAGCACGGACCCGACTACGTGAACGCCTTCGCCAAGCAGGTCGCCGCGGCCCTGGAGGACGCGATGCCCGACCTCGTGGTCTCGTCGATGAAGAAGTCACTGCGCGACGGCAAGGTGCTCGTGGACTGGAGCCAGAACAACCAGGCCAAGACCACGATCGCTCCCTACTCGCTGCGTGGCCGCGCGGCGCCGGACGGCGAGGGCCCCTTCGTCGCTGCGCCACGGCACTGGGACGAGCTCGGTCCCGACCTGCGGCACCTGACGATGGCCGAGGTGCTGGAGCGCTCCGACGACCCCCTCTCCGGCCTGGGGGCGGGGAGCAGCGACATCGACGCGGCCGCGTCCGGGACCGCAGCGCCCGACCGCCTGACGGTCTACCGGTCCATGCGCGACCCCAGCCGCACGCCCGAGCCCGTCCCCGCCGACGCTCCGGCCGACGACAGCGCCGACCCGGACCGTGACGGGCCGGTCTTCGTCGTCCAGGAGCACCACGCCACCCGGCTGCACTACGACGTGCGACTGGAGCGCGAGGGGGTGCTCGTGTCGTGGGCCGTGCCGAAGGGTCCACCCGAGGATCCCGGGAAGAACCACCTGGCGGTGCCGACCGAGGACCACCCGATGGACTACGCCACGTTCGAGGGCACCATCCCGAAGGGTGAGTACGGCGCGGGCGAGGTGACGATCTGGGACCACGGCACGTACACGCTCGAGAAGTGGAAGGACGGCGAGGTCATCGCCACCCTGCACGGCAGCGCAGGCGGCGGGCTCGGCGGCAGCGTGCGGTTCGCGCTCATCCGCACCGGGGAGAACTGGCTCATGCACCGCATGGACCCGGCCCGCGCGCCGGCCGAGGAGAGCGCGGAGAGCGACGAGGCGAGCAGCGACGACAGCCCGGACGACAGCGCCGACGACAGCGCCGACGAGGGGGCGTCGCCGGACCCCGGACGGCTCGACACCGTCGCACCCATGCTCGCCACGCGCGCCGGCACGTTCGACGCCCACGCCGACGCGGCCGCCTGGGCGTTCGAGATGAAGTGGGACGGGGTGCGCGTGGTGGCCACGTGCGACGCGGGCGCCGTGCGGCTCGTCGGGCGCAGCGGTCGCGACGTCACCGCCACCTACCCCGAGATCACCGAGGCGCTGGAGACGCTCGACCTCGACGACACCGTGGTCGACGGCGAGGTGGTGGCCCTCGACGACGCCGGCGCCCCCTCCTTCGGACGCATCCAGCAGCGCATCGGGCTCACGAAGCCGCGCGAGGTGACCGCGGCCCGCCGCAGCGTGCCGGTGCGGTTCGTCGGGTTCGACCTGCTCAGGCTCGGCGGTGCCGACGTGACCGGGCTGCCCTACGAGCAGCGTCGCGAGCTGCTGCTCGGCCTCGACCTCGACGACGCCGACGGCGTGGACGTGCCGGCCGCCTTCGACGGTGACCTGGAGGCCGCGATGGAGGCCAGCCGGGAGCTGGGACTCGAGGGCGTGGTGGCGAAGCGTCGCACCAGCCGGTACCGGCCCGGCGCGAGGTCGGCGCACTGGGTCAAGCTCAAGCACGAGCAGCACGTGGAGGTCGTGGTGGTCGGCTGGCGACCCGGCAAGGGAGGTCGCGGCGGCGGCATCGGGTCGCTCCTCGTCGCCGTTCCCGACGCCGAGGGCACGCTCGTCTACGCCGGTCGTGTGGGCACCGGGTTCGCCGAGCGCACGCTGGCCGACCTCGCGGCACGACTGGAGGAGGCACGTCGTGACGAGGCGACGGTGGCGGCGCCACGCGACGTCGCCCGCGAGGCCGTGTGGGTGGAGCCCACGATCGTCGGCGAGGTGACGTCGGCAGGCTGGACCGACTCCGGCCACCTGCGCCACCCCGTGTGGCGCGGGCTGCGCGACGACAAGACCGTGGCCGACGTGCAGCCGGTCAGGCTCCCGGCGCGCTGA
- the zwf gene encoding glucose-6-phosphate dehydrogenase: MPDSPTALPPHVVVLFGATGDLARRKLFPGLYRLAAAGRLPADYRVIGSGRHEPDGDFAQQVLDGLRDTVDELDADVADAFVSRVTFQTSDADDGSALAAAVRDAESELGDDARRLVYLSVPPAAMEPMIRMLGAEGIADDARIVVEKPFGTDLESSRSLQATLDDVAGEDAVFRIDHFLGKEAVQNVLALRFANGLLEPSWNAEHVCAVQIDVPEELTIEGRGAFYEATGALRDMVSTHLSQVLGFLAMERPDGIDADHLRDAKAAAFEAVQPLAPDDVVRGQYEGYTDEDGVDADSTTETFVAVRVHVDTDRWRGVPFLLRTGKAMAATRRTVTLFFRAPEPLFESREDGDDRLVLELGEVPEVTASLNVKRPGPTFELERAAATLTLPDAEDEDEEHRPLEAYERLLLDVMQGDQMLFTRGDEVDRLWQVITPVLEDPPPVQTYAQGSWGPQAALDLAGERGWHLR, translated from the coding sequence GTGCCTGACTCCCCCACCGCCCTGCCGCCGCACGTCGTCGTGCTCTTCGGCGCCACCGGCGATCTCGCCCGTCGCAAGCTGTTCCCCGGCCTGTACCGCCTGGCCGCGGCCGGCCGCCTCCCCGCCGACTACCGGGTGATCGGGTCAGGACGGCACGAGCCCGACGGCGACTTCGCCCAGCAGGTGCTCGACGGTCTGCGCGACACGGTCGACGAGCTCGACGCCGACGTCGCCGACGCGTTCGTCTCCCGCGTGACGTTCCAGACGTCGGACGCCGACGACGGCAGCGCCCTGGCGGCTGCGGTGCGCGATGCCGAGTCCGAGCTGGGCGACGACGCCCGTCGCCTGGTCTACCTGTCGGTGCCACCCGCCGCGATGGAGCCGATGATCCGCATGCTGGGCGCCGAGGGCATCGCCGACGACGCCCGCATCGTCGTGGAGAAGCCGTTCGGCACCGACCTGGAGTCGTCGCGCTCGCTGCAGGCCACGCTCGACGACGTCGCCGGCGAGGACGCCGTGTTCCGCATCGACCACTTCCTGGGCAAGGAGGCGGTGCAGAACGTGCTGGCGCTGCGGTTCGCCAACGGGCTGCTCGAGCCGTCGTGGAACGCCGAGCACGTGTGCGCCGTGCAGATCGACGTGCCCGAGGAGCTGACCATCGAGGGCCGGGGCGCGTTCTACGAGGCCACCGGTGCACTGCGCGACATGGTCTCCACGCACCTGTCGCAGGTCCTCGGCTTCCTGGCCATGGAGCGGCCCGACGGCATCGACGCCGACCACCTGCGCGACGCGAAGGCCGCCGCGTTCGAGGCGGTGCAGCCGCTGGCCCCCGACGACGTGGTGCGCGGGCAGTACGAGGGCTACACCGACGAGGACGGGGTCGACGCCGACTCCACGACGGAGACCTTCGTGGCCGTGCGCGTGCACGTGGACACCGACCGCTGGCGCGGTGTCCCGTTCCTGCTGCGCACCGGCAAGGCCATGGCGGCGACCCGCCGGACGGTGACGCTGTTCTTCCGCGCACCCGAGCCGTTGTTCGAGTCGCGCGAGGACGGCGACGACCGTCTCGTCCTCGAGCTGGGCGAGGTGCCCGAGGTGACGGCGAGCCTCAACGTGAAGCGCCCCGGGCCGACGTTCGAGCTCGAGCGTGCCGCCGCCACCCTCACGCTGCCCGACGCCGAGGACGAGGACGAAGAGCACCGGCCGCTCGAGGCGTACGAGCGCCTGCTGCTCGACGTGATGCAGGGCGACCAGATGCTGTTCACCCGGGGCGACGAGGTCGACCGGCTCTGGCAGGTCATCACGCCCGTGCTGGAGGACCCGCCACCGGTGCAGACGTACGCCCAGGGGTCCTGGGGACCCCAGGCGGCACTCGATCTCGCGGGCGAGCGCGGCTGGCACCTGCGGTGA
- a CDS encoding glycoside hydrolase family 15 protein, producing the protein MTRPTTPPLPIADHGLIGDLRTAALVGTDGTIDWFCPGRFDAPSVFASVLDADKGGSWELSPVDGSVRSQQFYFPDTAILATRFLTEEGVVEVHDFMPVLKAEDADHRQRLVRRVTAVRGRSVVRSRVAARPHYARQDPEVEEVDGGIVVSAPALGDDPAVRLGISSTVALEVDGLDVVAEVTLDEGEHALFVLEVLDAGEDPTGTTDGQPSAFQTCGVEDTSALFVATSAFWRGWISQSTYKGRWRETVHRSAITLKLLTHEPTGAVVAAPTTSLPETIGGSRNWDYRYVWIRDAGFSLYALLRLGFTSEANAFTRWLSERLGEERDDAERLGPLRVLYDIDGSAPVDEHALDHLAGYADSRPVRVGNGAVDQLQLDIYGEVIDAVYLFDKYGPGISHDAWNDLRRVLDWVMEHWDSPDAGMWEIRGDVRAHTTSRLMCWVAVERMIRMARQRGLPGDLSAWARVRDAIHDEILTNHWDEHHRTFTLAEVDPDADQADAPVLDAGVLLMPMVKFCSPVDPRFLSTLAAIEDQLVADSLVFRYDVHAAPDGVADTDTDGDGLHDGEGTFSLCSFWYVEALTRAGRHREAEVALEKMFTYANHLGLYAEQIGATGDQLGNFPQAFTHLSLISAAINLDRALG; encoded by the coding sequence GTGACTCGCCCGACCACGCCACCGCTGCCGATCGCGGACCACGGACTGATCGGCGACCTGCGGACCGCCGCACTGGTGGGCACCGACGGCACGATCGACTGGTTCTGCCCGGGCCGTTTCGACGCACCGAGCGTCTTCGCGTCGGTGCTCGACGCCGACAAGGGAGGGTCGTGGGAGCTCAGCCCCGTCGACGGCTCGGTGCGCTCCCAGCAGTTCTACTTCCCCGACACCGCCATCCTCGCCACGCGCTTCCTCACCGAGGAGGGCGTCGTGGAGGTGCACGACTTCATGCCGGTGCTGAAGGCCGAGGACGCCGACCACCGCCAACGACTCGTGCGGCGTGTCACCGCGGTGCGCGGCCGGTCGGTCGTGCGCTCTCGCGTGGCGGCACGACCGCACTACGCACGGCAGGACCCCGAGGTCGAGGAGGTCGACGGCGGCATCGTCGTGTCGGCTCCGGCGCTCGGCGACGATCCCGCCGTCCGGCTCGGGATCAGCTCCACGGTGGCGCTCGAGGTCGACGGGCTCGACGTCGTCGCCGAGGTGACGCTCGACGAGGGCGAGCACGCACTGTTCGTGCTCGAGGTCCTCGACGCCGGCGAGGACCCGACGGGAACCACCGACGGGCAGCCGTCGGCGTTCCAGACGTGCGGCGTCGAGGACACGTCGGCGCTCTTCGTGGCGACGTCGGCGTTCTGGCGAGGATGGATCTCGCAGTCGACCTACAAGGGACGCTGGCGCGAGACCGTGCACCGGTCGGCGATCACGCTCAAGCTGCTCACGCACGAGCCGACCGGCGCCGTCGTCGCGGCGCCCACGACGAGCCTGCCGGAGACCATCGGCGGCTCCCGCAACTGGGACTACCGGTACGTGTGGATCCGCGACGCCGGGTTCAGCCTGTACGCGCTGCTCCGGCTCGGGTTCACCTCGGAGGCGAACGCGTTCACGCGCTGGTTGTCCGAGCGTCTGGGCGAGGAGCGCGACGACGCCGAGCGACTGGGACCCCTGCGGGTGCTCTACGACATCGACGGGTCGGCGCCGGTCGACGAGCACGCGCTCGACCACCTGGCCGGCTACGCCGACTCGCGCCCGGTGCGAGTGGGCAACGGCGCGGTCGACCAGCTGCAGCTCGACATCTACGGCGAGGTCATCGACGCGGTCTACCTGTTCGACAAGTACGGCCCCGGGATCAGCCACGACGCCTGGAACGACCTGCGCCGCGTGCTGGACTGGGTGATGGAGCACTGGGACTCACCCGACGCCGGCATGTGGGAGATCCGCGGCGACGTGCGGGCGCACACCACGAGCCGGCTCATGTGCTGGGTGGCGGTGGAGCGGATGATCCGCATGGCCCGCCAGCGAGGGCTGCCCGGTGACCTGTCGGCGTGGGCGCGGGTACGCGACGCGATCCACGACGAGATCCTGACGAACCACTGGGACGAGCACCACCGCACGTTCACCCTGGCCGAGGTCGACCCCGACGCGGACCAGGCCGACGCCCCCGTGCTCGACGCGGGCGTGCTGCTGATGCCGATGGTCAAGTTCTGCTCGCCGGTGGACCCGCGCTTCCTCTCCACGCTCGCCGCGATCGAGGACCAGCTGGTCGCCGACAGCCTGGTGTTCCGCTACGACGTGCACGCCGCGCCCGACGGCGTCGCCGACACCGACACCGACGGCGACGGCCTGCACGACGGCGAGGGCACGTTCAGCCTGTGCTCGTTCTGGTACGTGGAGGCCCTGACCCGGGCCGGACGGCACCGCGAGGCCGAGGTGGCGCTGGAGAAGATGTTCACCTACGCCAACCACCTGGGGCTGTACGCCGAGCAGATCGGCGCCACGGGTGACCAGCTGGGCAACTTCCCGCAGGCCTTCACGCACCTCTCGCTCATCAGTGCCGCGATCAACCTCGACCGCGCCCTCGGCTGA
- a CDS encoding DEAD/DEAH box helicase: MATRTQRQNPQRQNAQRQNAQRGSNGPRRKKHDDDTGLMPVLAKAVREVENAVQRRRVTATTRATFQAVGLLVREERARVKTATDLTEPQRADQLKRLDGVATILAKTATREPALLMLLTEEAEVSGSTLALKRELMAAAGLELAAEPTPDAAVRVDRSVVPRSVIARQLANPFMAPDFTDEPPPRTGPSRLATWELLGPLLSSFERAAAGAPACMELPEPIPGIVRGPELMRHQAELVAAAADGHRTFLLADEPGLGKTAQSLLAAQAAGAFPLLVVVPNVVKANWAREAGLWTPHRPVTVVHGNGDDIDAFADIVVVNYEILDRHAGWLGDLGFRGMVLDEAHFIKNTSSQRSRHVLKIADRIRSRTSRPLMMALTGTPLINDVDDFRAIWQFLGWIDEKKPMPELMHALDETGLTPLDAGFFPAARQAVIDLGIVRRRKIDVAADIPARRIADMPVELDGEAGRSIRAAEAELARRLVARYDRAAAARIEAGHPVAEVLDLDLVRKVAAWEREEANESTGENVFSMVRRIGQAKAGLAADYTAQLARSVGKVVFFAKHLDVMDAAQKAFEERGIGYTSIRGDQTAAARTKAIDAFQNDPGTQIIVCSLTAAGVGINLQVASNVVLAELSWTDAEQMQAIDRVHRIGQSEPVTAWRIIASQTIDSRIVELIDSKAGLAARALDGEDTEVEATDVQLEALVGILSDSLRSRRR, translated from the coding sequence TTGGCCACACGAACCCAGCGCCAGAACCCCCAGCGCCAGAACGCGCAGCGCCAGAACGCGCAGCGAGGCAGCAACGGGCCACGGCGCAAGAAGCACGACGACGACACCGGCCTCATGCCCGTGCTCGCCAAGGCCGTGCGCGAGGTCGAGAACGCCGTCCAGCGACGCCGCGTCACCGCCACCACCCGCGCCACCTTCCAGGCCGTCGGCCTGCTCGTCCGCGAGGAGCGCGCCCGCGTCAAGACCGCGACCGACCTCACCGAGCCCCAGCGCGCCGACCAGCTCAAGCGACTCGACGGTGTGGCCACCATCCTGGCCAAGACCGCCACCCGCGAGCCCGCCCTCCTCATGCTCCTGACCGAGGAGGCCGAGGTCTCCGGCTCCACCCTGGCGCTCAAGCGCGAGCTCATGGCGGCCGCCGGCCTCGAGCTCGCCGCCGAGCCCACCCCCGATGCAGCCGTGCGCGTCGACCGCTCCGTGGTCCCCCGCTCCGTCATCGCGCGCCAGCTGGCCAACCCCTTCATGGCCCCCGACTTCACCGACGAACCGCCTCCGCGCACCGGCCCCAGCCGTCTGGCCACGTGGGAGCTCCTCGGCCCGCTGCTGTCGTCGTTCGAGCGCGCCGCGGCCGGCGCCCCGGCCTGCATGGAGCTGCCCGAGCCGATCCCGGGCATCGTGCGCGGCCCCGAGCTGATGCGCCACCAGGCCGAGCTCGTCGCTGCTGCGGCCGACGGTCACCGCACCTTCTTGCTGGCCGACGAGCCGGGCCTGGGCAAGACGGCCCAGTCGCTGCTCGCGGCCCAGGCCGCGGGCGCCTTCCCGCTGCTCGTCGTCGTCCCCAACGTGGTCAAGGCCAACTGGGCACGCGAGGCCGGGCTCTGGACGCCGCACCGCCCCGTCACCGTGGTGCACGGCAACGGCGACGACATCGACGCCTTCGCCGACATCGTGGTCGTCAACTACGAGATCCTCGACCGGCACGCCGGCTGGCTCGGCGACCTGGGCTTCCGGGGCATGGTGCTCGACGAGGCCCACTTCATCAAGAACACGTCGTCGCAGCGCTCGCGCCACGTGCTCAAGATCGCCGACCGGATCCGCAGCCGCACCTCGCGGCCGCTGATGATGGCGCTCACCGGCACCCCCCTCATCAACGACGTCGACGACTTCCGCGCCATCTGGCAGTTCCTCGGCTGGATCGACGAGAAGAAGCCGATGCCCGAGCTCATGCACGCGCTCGACGAGACCGGTCTGACCCCGCTCGACGCCGGCTTCTTCCCTGCCGCGCGCCAAGCCGTCATCGACCTCGGGATCGTGCGGCGCCGCAAGATCGACGTGGCCGCCGACATCCCCGCCCGTCGCATCGCCGACATGCCCGTCGAGCTCGACGGCGAGGCCGGGCGGTCCATCCGTGCGGCCGAGGCCGAGCTGGCCCGCCGTCTGGTGGCCCGCTACGACCGCGCCGCCGCCGCTCGCATCGAGGCCGGCCACCCGGTCGCGGAGGTCCTCGACCTCGACCTCGTGCGCAAGGTCGCCGCCTGGGAGCGCGAGGAGGCCAACGAGTCCACGGGCGAGAACGTGTTCTCCATGGTGCGTCGCATCGGCCAGGCCAAGGCCGGGCTCGCGGCCGACTACACCGCTCAGCTGGCGCGCAGCGTCGGCAAGGTCGTGTTCTTCGCCAAGCACCTCGACGTGATGGATGCCGCGCAGAAGGCGTTCGAGGAGCGTGGCATCGGCTACACCTCGATCCGGGGCGACCAGACCGCCGCGGCCCGCACCAAGGCGATCGACGCGTTCCAGAACGACCCGGGCACGCAGATCATCGTCTGCTCGCTCACCGCGGCCGGCGTCGGCATCAACCTGCAGGTCGCGTCGAACGTGGTCCTGGCCGAGCTGTCGTGGACCGACGCCGAGCAGATGCAGGCCATCGACCGCGTGCACCGGATCGGGCAGAGCGAGCCCGTCACGGCGTGGCGCATCATCGCCTCGCAGACGATCGACAGCCGCATCGTCGAGCTCATCGACAGCAAGGCCGGGCTCGCCGCGCGTGCCCTCGACGGTGAGGACACGGAGGTCGAGGCGACCGACGTCCAGCTCGAGGCGCTCGTCGGCATCCTGTCCGACTCCCTGCGCTCCCGCCGCCGCTGA